In Arachis hypogaea cultivar Tifrunner chromosome 2, arahy.Tifrunner.gnm2.J5K5, whole genome shotgun sequence, a genomic segment contains:
- the LOC112751433 gene encoding protein SLE2, whose translation MASKQQNRQELDERAKQGETVVPGGTGGKSLEAQEHLAEGRSKGGQTRREQLGTEGYQEMGRKGGFSTMEKSGGERAEEEGVEIDESKFATKNQNK comes from the exons ATGGCATCTAAGCAACAAAACCGACAAGAGCTTGACGAAAGGGCAAAACAGGGAGAGACTGTGGTCCCTGGTGGAACTGGTGGCAAGTCCCTTGAGGCTCAGGAGCATCTTGCTGaag GAAGGAGCAAGGGAGGGCAAACAAGGAGGGAGCAGTTGGGAACAGAAGGATACCAAGAGATGGGTCGCAAGGGTGGATTCAGCACCATGGAGAAatctggaggagagcgtgctgaaGAAGAAGGCGTTGAGATTGATGAGTCCAAGTTTGCCACCAAGAACCAAAACAAGTAG
- the LOC112728276 gene encoding kiwellin-1-like, whose translation MKNNFGSKASFLLLCFLLITNYLYSSRAQQCRPSGRIEGKKPPPGQCNQENDSDCCKQGKMYTTYECSPQVTTHTKAYLTLNSFEKDGDGGGPSECDNQYHSDDTPVVALSTGWFNHKSRCHKKITIHGNGRSVEAMVVDECDSTMGCDADHDYQPPCPNNIVDASKAVWEALGVPKDNWGGLQITWSE comes from the coding sequence ATGAAGAATAACTTTGGTTCAAAGGCATCATTCTTACTACTATGTTTTCTTCTCATAACAAACTACTTGTATTCTTCTAGGGCACAACAATGTCGCCCTAGCGGCAGAATTGAAGGGAAAAAGCCCCCTCCAGGGCAATGCAACCAAGAAAACGATTCGGATTGTTGTAAACAAGGAAAGATGTACACAACATATGAATGTTCGCCACAGGTGACTACTCACACGAAGGCATATCTCACCCTTAATAGTTTCGAGAAGGACGGCGACGGTGGTGGCCCTTCAGAGTGCGACAATCAGTATCATTCAGATGATACGCCGGTTGTCGCACTCTCGACCGGATGGTTCAACCACAAGAGTAGGTGTCACAAGAAGATCACCATTCATGGGAATGGAAGAAGTGTTGAGGCAATGGTGGTGGATGAGTGTGACTCAACCATGGGTTGTGATGCTGACCATGATTACCAACCACCTTGCCCTAACAACATTGTTGATGCATCAAAGGCTGTGTGGGAAGCCTTAGGTGTCCCTAAGGATAATTGGGGTGGACTTCAAATTACATGGTCTGAATAA